One Cyclopterus lumpus isolate fCycLum1 chromosome 7, fCycLum1.pri, whole genome shotgun sequence DNA window includes the following coding sequences:
- the LOC117732967 gene encoding tripartite motif-containing protein 72-like, whose protein sequence is MSLSKPEEQLAHELSCPICLQLFSDPVVLPCGHNYCWACIRKTADRTDKAPHCCPECREEYQGVDTLKKNFKLCSIIEGYQATAAQTERQPERQPESLKENEPETTKVLCDHCIDKESPAVKTCLSCEVSLCSGHLQRHQEKEWLRAHTVVEPLGELGTNSCGVHRRPLEYFCSNDMSLMCGTCFIEGHHQNHDVLTFGAAEEEMRRALENRTKVVSYRLQVIESLLQKTAQEQGASEAIGDKLVDKAVTVMECMAALVDRYRESLRVLLEEERYRRRRSWQLGLSALEEQQQQLVEAQRSAAQALSETDTCIFIHRFVLIDGRLREVVTGSLPSGIPSKAPLDAKRLQVGLKTQDFRSEMSGLLDSLHILLNPLDLAFNVCTAHPSLLVSNDQRTVKYSPTKQPYAEHPERFTSAPQVLCSQGFSSGEHVWVVEVGANSMWSLGVCYKSIPRRGDHSRLGHNSVSWRLQWKNGKLTVCQSSCNVALGEMSHHPLRIEIALDYEAGTLMFHNIRGRREHLHTFRAVFREPVYPAFSLHSNTPESWFTLHNGM, encoded by the exons ATGTCTTTGTCCAAGCCGGAGGAGCAGCTAGCCCACGAGCTGAGCTGCCCCATCTGCCTCCAGCTCTTCTCCGATCCGGTGGTTCTCCCCTGTGGCCACAACTATTGTTGGGCCTGCATCCGCAAGACCGCCGACAGGACGGACAAAGCACCTCACTGTTGCCCGGAGTGCCGCGAGGAGTATCAGGGTGTGGACACCCTGAAGAAAAACTTCAAGCTCTGCAGCATCATCGAGGGCTACCAAGCCACCGCGGCGCAGACGGAAAGGCAGCCGGAAAGGCAGCCGGAAAGCCTGAAAGAGAATGAGCCCGAGACGACGAAGGTTCTCTGCGACCACTGCATCGACAAGGAGTCGCCGGCTGTGAAGACGTGCCTGAGTTGTGAGGTGTCGCTGTGCTCCGGGCACCTCCAGAGGCACCAGGAgaaggagtggctgagggcgcACACTGTGGTGGAGCCCCTGGGTGAGCTGGGGACGAACAGCTGCGGCGTCCACCGGCGTCCCCTCGAGTATTTCTGTTCCAATGACATGAGCCTGATGTGCGGCACATGCTTCATAGAAGGCCACCACCAGAACCACGATGTCCTCACCTTCGGCGCGGCCGAAGAGGAGATGAGACGGGCGTTGGAGAACCGCACCAAG GTGGTTTCCTACAGGCTGCAGGTGATCGAGAGTCTCCTTCAGAAGACGGCTCAGGAGCAGGGAGCATCCGAGGCTATAGGGGACAAACTGGTCGACAAGGCGGTGACTGTCATGGAGTGTATGGCTGCACTGGTGGACAG GTACAGGGAGAGTCTGCGCGTGctgttggaggaggagaggtacAGGCGCAGGAGAAGCTGGCAGTTGGGACTCAGCGCACTCgaagagcaacagcagcagttAGTGGAGGCCCAGAGAAGTGCCGCGCAGGCCCTCAGCGAGACAGACACGTGCATCTTCATACACAG GTTCGTGCTGATTGACGGCAGGCTGAGAGAAGTTGTCACCGGCAGCCTTCCCTCCGGGATCCCCTCGAAAGCGCCGCTCGACGCCAAGCGTCTCCAGGTGGGCCTCAAAACCCAAGACTTTCGCTCCGAGATGAGCGGCCTCCTGGATTCCCTTCACATACTCCTGAACCCCCTGGACCTCGCCTTCAACGTCTGCACCGCCCACCCCAGCCTGTTGGTCTCAAATGACCAGCGGACCGTCAAGTACAGCCCCACCAAGCAGCCATATGCGGAACACCCGGAGCGCTTCACAAGCGCGCCCCAGGTCCTGTGCAGCCAGGGGTTCTCGAGCGGGGAGCACGTGTGGGTGGTAGAGGTGGGGGCCAACAGCATGTGGTCGCTGGGCGTGTGCTACAAGAGCATCCCTCGCCGCGGGGACCACAGCCGCTTGGGCCACAACTCCGTTTCCTGGCGGCTTCAGTGGAAAAACGGCAAGCTGACGGTGTGCCAGTCCTCCTGCAATGTGGCTCTGGGGGAAATGAGCCACCATCCGCTGAGGATTGAGATTGCGCTGGACTACGAGGCGGGGACATTAATGTTCCACAACATCAGAGGGCGCAGGGAGCACCTGCACACCTTCAGGGCTGTGTTCAGGGAGCCGGTTTATCCGGCGTTTAGTTTACATTCAAACACACCGGAGTCCTGGTTCACGCTGCACAATGGGATGTAA